In Mastigocladopsis repens PCC 10914, a single window of DNA contains:
- a CDS encoding LuxR C-terminal-related transcriptional regulator yields MTMSLQHLFEAIDQVKDESDLRFGEADALRTHFAPKLSEYFAAKRSGIFFFDQLFGVGAASPLENRKLQTILNIALSIERNPVARYIAERHTPVHEGLVTSPKAWAILCPRPDHWHVMAGPILDRNQLVGAVGCTRDKSMPAFDSQNLADLSAVCLHLSVWTTTLRLTQSATATEQYYPFRTDSLSERLRQRLTPRERQIADLVALGRANAEIGKELWITENSVKQALKRMFRKLKVSSRTEMIAQIAATQHHFPGAKLSSSNLMGVSEPDA; encoded by the coding sequence ATGACAATGTCGTTGCAGCATTTATTTGAAGCCATCGATCAGGTGAAAGATGAATCCGATCTGCGATTCGGCGAAGCCGACGCTTTGCGAACGCACTTCGCACCAAAGCTTAGCGAGTATTTTGCCGCCAAGCGATCGGGAATCTTCTTTTTCGACCAGCTTTTCGGTGTTGGCGCAGCCTCTCCTTTGGAGAATCGCAAGCTGCAAACTATCCTGAATATTGCATTGTCGATCGAACGTAATCCTGTAGCCCGTTACATCGCCGAGCGTCATACTCCGGTTCACGAAGGATTAGTCACCTCGCCGAAAGCTTGGGCAATCCTTTGTCCCCGTCCCGACCATTGGCATGTGATGGCAGGACCAATTCTTGATCGCAATCAATTAGTGGGTGCGGTGGGCTGCACACGTGACAAGTCGATGCCTGCTTTTGACAGTCAAAATCTTGCGGATTTGAGTGCCGTCTGTTTACACTTATCGGTTTGGACGACCACCCTGCGATTGACGCAGAGCGCAACTGCGACAGAACAGTACTACCCGTTTCGCACTGATTCTCTTTCAGAGAGGCTACGCCAACGCTTAACGCCTCGTGAACGGCAAATTGCCGACTTAGTTGCGTTGGGGCGAGCCAATGCAGAAATCGGAAAAGAACTTTGGATTACTGAAAATTCTGTCAAGCAGGCATTGAAGCGCATGTTCCGTAAATTGAAGGTTTCGTCTCGTACAGAGATGATTGCACAGATTGCCGCGACACAACATCATTTTCCAGGTGCAAAGCTATCTTCATCTAACTTGATGGGAGTAAGCGAACCCGATGCCTAA
- a CDS encoding DJ-1/PfpI family protein yields MTDSQKHIIGLVFYPGMTSLDIVGPHQVFSALPGVELHRIWKTLDPITCDDGLVILPDTTFENCPPLDVICVGGGLEQRAVVDDPEVLEFFRKQGSTAKFITSVCGGSEFLAKAGLLQGYRAATHWGMREQLMANLGVEVGTERVVVDRNRITGGGVTAGIDFGLTIASILYDEETAKIVQLLLEYDPAPPFDAGSPEKAGPELVNKAILFMQRMSSVEIAKGLELAKAV; encoded by the coding sequence ATGACTGACTCACAAAAGCACATCATTGGTTTAGTCTTTTATCCCGGCATGACCTCACTGGATATAGTGGGACCGCATCAAGTTTTTAGTGCGCTTCCCGGTGTCGAACTTCATCGAATCTGGAAAACGCTAGACCCCATTACATGCGATGACGGATTGGTGATTTTGCCTGATACCACCTTTGAAAATTGCCCGCCCTTGGACGTAATTTGTGTCGGCGGCGGCTTAGAACAGCGGGCAGTCGTAGACGATCCAGAGGTACTTGAATTTTTCCGAAAACAAGGCAGCACTGCCAAGTTTATTACCTCCGTGTGTGGCGGGTCGGAGTTTCTGGCGAAAGCGGGTCTGCTACAGGGTTATCGAGCAGCGACGCACTGGGGAATGCGCGAACAACTGATGGCAAATCTGGGCGTTGAGGTTGGAACCGAGCGTGTCGTTGTCGATCGCAATCGCATCACGGGTGGAGGTGTGACAGCCGGGATCGATTTTGGTCTGACCATCGCGAGTATCCTTTACGATGAGGAAACCGCCAAAATTGTTCAACTCTTACTTGAGTACGATCCTGCCCCACCATTTGATGCCGGTTCGCCCGAAAAAGCGGGACCTGAGTTGGTCAACAAGGCAATCCTATTTATGCAGAGGATGTCAAGTGTAGAAATCGCAAAAGGTTTAGAACTCGCAAAAGCAGTATAG
- a CDS encoding DUF6220 domain-containing protein produces the protein MTNAEIDRASPQWMQIGFYATSIVFNLCLIAQVLTVGVAYFDDPAWWTVHIWLVRGYSGLSLVLLGGSSILPFSDKVRSLAASLPVLLGLQFCSIHLVTPLHLEVLHPLIGFTLFYVSSSLVHRVSRDVFNKSDVVTEP, from the coding sequence ATGACAAACGCAGAAATAGATCGTGCTTCCCCACAGTGGATGCAGATTGGTTTTTATGCAACTTCAATAGTTTTTAATCTCTGTCTGATAGCTCAGGTATTAACCGTTGGGGTTGCCTACTTCGACGATCCTGCTTGGTGGACGGTGCATATTTGGCTGGTGCGAGGGTACAGCGGATTGTCGTTAGTCTTGCTGGGCGGGTCGTCGATCCTTCCATTCTCGGACAAAGTTCGCTCGCTCGCTGCGAGTCTGCCCGTGCTGCTTGGACTCCAGTTTTGCAGCATTCATCTGGTGACTCCACTTCACTTAGAGGTGCTTCATCCGCTGATTGGATTCACGTTATTCTATGTTTCTTCAAGCCTTGTCCATCGTGTATCGCGTGACGTGTTTAACAAGTCAGATGTTGTAACTGAACCATAA
- a CDS encoding SDR family NAD(P)-dependent oxidoreductase produces the protein MPRPINDSIIVITGASSGIGRATALELAKQGATLLLAARREAALQEVAAECNRLGGQAIAVPTNVTNEEAVQALARRAVDTFGRLDVWVNNAAVTLLHDPNQDRLTIKGMTDFRVKRLCLGEAYESFLEKSLPPDGVDAVGLPTIERWREVFKKARKRGEFIGVEEDKFPRNFATLIRYYTDFQRIIPSRYPLPGYLTLEQLDQFIKENNSAAATRRNAKKQYFIYFSLFIF, from the coding sequence ATGCCACGACCGATAAACGACTCTATCATCGTTATCACTGGTGCGTCGAGCGGAATTGGGCGTGCCACCGCACTTGAACTTGCAAAACAAGGAGCAACTTTACTGTTGGCGGCTCGGCGCGAAGCTGCTTTGCAAGAAGTGGCAGCAGAGTGCAATCGACTCGGTGGGCAAGCCATAGCAGTGCCAACTAATGTCACAAATGAAGAAGCTGTCCAAGCTTTGGCACGCCGTGCTGTTGACACGTTTGGTCGGCTAGATGTTTGGGTGAACAATGCCGCCGTCACTCTCTTGCATGACCCCAACCAAGACCGCCTGACAATCAAGGGTATGACTGATTTTCGGGTGAAGCGTTTGTGCTTGGGCGAAGCCTACGAGAGCTTCTTGGAAAAATCTCTACCTCCTGACGGAGTCGATGCTGTCGGCTTGCCAACTATTGAGCGCTGGCGTGAGGTCTTCAAGAAAGCCCGCAAGCGCGGTGAGTTTATCGGGGTGGAAGAGGATAAATTCCCCAGAAACTTTGCAACACTCATTCGCTACTACACCGATTTTCAGCGAATTATTCCCTCACGCTACCCGCTCCCCGGATACCTGACACTAGAGCAGCTTGACCAATTCATTAAAGAAAACAATTCCGCCGCAGCAACTAGAAGAAATGCGAAAAAGCAGTATTTTATATATTTCTCATTATTTATTTTTTAG
- a CDS encoding YdcF family protein, translating into MLDQALCDRPVSQWLVLKSMLSNWLMTPIFVVLPLLILVFLPWMIPRLRWKRFWSGLGTVLLVIYFTATFPLTIAVAKKGLVAFIPPDPGTTVDAIVVLGRGEPFRHSRVKVAAELWKAHRAPLIFASGAGDGSEIVERLKAKGIPDAALGEEHCSRTTKENALFTSSVLQPRGIKQILLVTDPPHMLRSLLTFKGMGFEVISHTSSIPSELTSSRKAMLMFYEYMGLVSYGLRGEFLKQNLAQQKNPPIAKVKNSAKFNLQKQHSLF; encoded by the coding sequence ATGCTCGATCAAGCTTTGTGCGATCGCCCAGTTAGCCAGTGGCTCGTTTTGAAGTCAATGCTCTCTAACTGGCTAATGACACCTATATTTGTTGTATTGCCACTCCTGATTTTAGTCTTTTTACCTTGGATGATTCCACGCCTGCGGTGGAAGCGTTTTTGGAGTGGTTTGGGAACTGTGCTACTTGTCATTTACTTTACTGCCACTTTTCCATTGACCATCGCTGTAGCAAAAAAAGGATTAGTTGCTTTTATTCCCCCCGATCCTGGTACAACTGTAGACGCAATTGTTGTATTGGGTCGGGGTGAACCATTTAGACATTCAAGGGTTAAAGTTGCGGCTGAACTTTGGAAAGCTCATCGCGCACCATTAATCTTTGCTAGTGGTGCAGGAGATGGCTCTGAAATAGTTGAACGACTAAAAGCAAAAGGTATTCCTGATGCTGCATTAGGCGAAGAACACTGTTCTCGAACTACTAAGGAAAACGCACTGTTCACCTCCTCAGTGCTACAACCACGAGGAATCAAGCAAATTCTACTAGTGACAGACCCTCCTCATATGCTGCGGTCATTACTGACTTTTAAGGGTATGGGGTTTGAAGTCATTTCACACACAAGTTCCATACCATCTGAATTAACTTCAAGTAGAAAAGCAATGCTCATGTTTTACGAGTACATGGGGTTAGTCAGCTATGGCTTGCGAGGGGAATTTCTTAAACAAAACTTGGCTCAACAGAAAAATCCACCGATAGCAAAAGTCAAGAATTCAGCCAAATTTAACCTGCAAAAACAGCATTCCCTGTTTTAA
- the glf gene encoding UDP-galactopyranose mutase, whose product MKVDWLIVGAGYSACVLAERIANELAQRVLIVERRDHIGGNAYDYYNEHGILVHKYGPHIFHTKSKKVWDYLSQFTEWRPYYHHVLGVLEGKKVPIPFNLNTLYALFPPRYAEKLEEQLLEHFGFGVKVPILKLRESASGDLEFLANYIYDNVFVRYTAKQWELKPEDLDRGVTGRVPVYISRDNRYFQDPYQAMPKHGYTEMFRRMLAHPNIKVLLNADYREVINDIKFNRMVYTGPIDTFFDYMYGELPYRSLRFQFDTLDQEHYQEVGTVNYPNDYDITRITEQKYLSGQTSPKTTLVMEYPQAYVPGKNDPYYPIPREENRERYDLYLKEVEKLNGTVIFAGRLAEYKYYDMDQAALRALSLFEKEVANSM is encoded by the coding sequence ATGAAAGTAGATTGGCTAATTGTAGGGGCTGGATATTCTGCATGTGTTCTAGCTGAAAGGATTGCAAACGAACTGGCACAACGAGTACTTATTGTAGAACGGCGAGACCACATCGGCGGCAATGCGTATGATTACTATAACGAGCATGGCATTTTAGTACACAAGTACGGTCCTCATATCTTCCACACCAAATCCAAAAAAGTCTGGGATTACTTATCCCAATTCACTGAATGGCGACCTTATTACCATCATGTGCTTGGTGTGCTGGAAGGGAAAAAGGTTCCTATACCATTTAACCTAAATACACTCTACGCCCTCTTTCCTCCCCGCTACGCCGAAAAGCTAGAGGAGCAGCTTTTAGAGCACTTCGGCTTTGGAGTTAAAGTCCCAATTCTCAAGTTGCGTGAAAGTGCGAGTGGAGATTTAGAGTTTTTAGCTAACTATATCTATGACAACGTCTTCGTCCGTTATACAGCCAAGCAGTGGGAACTGAAACCAGAGGATCTAGACCGTGGGGTCACAGGGCGTGTTCCAGTCTACATTAGCCGAGATAATCGATACTTCCAAGATCCTTACCAAGCAATGCCAAAGCACGGCTATACCGAGATGTTCCGCCGGATGCTCGCTCACCCCAACATCAAGGTACTTTTGAACGCGGACTATCGTGAAGTCATTAACGATATCAAATTCAACCGAATGGTTTATACAGGTCCGATTGATACTTTCTTTGACTATATGTATGGTGAGCTACCTTATCGTAGTCTACGCTTTCAATTCGACACCTTGGATCAAGAACACTACCAAGAAGTAGGTACAGTTAACTACCCTAACGATTACGATATTACCCGTATTACCGAACAAAAGTATCTATCGGGGCAAACTTCACCCAAAACCACGTTGGTCATGGAGTATCCTCAAGCCTACGTACCAGGTAAAAACGACCCTTACTACCCCATCCCGCGTGAGGAAAACCGTGAGCGTTATGACCTCTACCTTAAAGAGGTTGAGAAGCTTAATGGTACAGTCATCTTTGCTGGAAGGCTTGCTGAATATAAGTACTACGACATGGATCAGGCAGCATTACGAGCCTTGAGCTTGTTCGAGAAAGAGGTAGCTAATTCTATGTAG
- a CDS encoding glycosyltransferase encodes MQVVSRVQFPKTVEASDLYFKFDAGTSIDSRVSDSQIIVSQGSTISLNTYFNSIYEQFYTKYTSLSSLYYLLKLEGNFEIFAYRETEANTKELIFNQKLEQCQPSDYVKILLPELKQSQEAGRIYLEITCLSEKGLFAEGLVVTEQEKPRDVSLGIITCTFKKEAYVKKTVNTILQDKFLQDKKFKVFVVDNGKTLNNSEFEDFRVRLISNRNVGGSGGFTKGLIEALQEGVYTHFLFMDDDIELDSEAIYRLFSLYEYAKQDFAVAGSMLDLYKKHILYEAGAVYNKSIGEEGEIKQDKFTGYPLKHNLDLQNTTILNSLLLEDNIDYGGFWFFAFSKEIVEKIGLPLPLFIKIDDMEFGLRINEHFDNAIVAFPSIAVWHEPFYAKRPIWDFYYYIRNHLIANAIHSSLEYVKTVKNFTECIIFYLFIFDYNSAQMVVKGFEDYMQGPNFITSNDPETLHSKIFESSRSYKNQTILANPISNSEGYQITKAGKLQKLLSLLTLNGHLLPQFLIADESAVILFGVKEQERDSICKGLGKKRILYVIEENPKSYQYELDQKAGLNILFTWFNSVIRSCLKWSSVSAEWKKAVNDFTSMQFWLNYLEPQK; translated from the coding sequence ATGCAAGTCGTCAGCCGAGTACAATTTCCTAAGACAGTTGAAGCTTCAGACTTATACTTCAAATTTGATGCAGGTACGTCCATAGATTCTCGTGTTAGTGACAGCCAAATTATTGTGTCTCAAGGTAGTACGATATCTTTAAACACCTACTTCAACTCAATTTACGAACAATTCTATACGAAATACACAAGTCTTAGCTCACTGTACTATCTACTTAAGCTTGAGGGCAATTTTGAAATTTTTGCTTATCGAGAAACAGAGGCGAATACAAAAGAACTGATCTTTAATCAGAAGCTTGAGCAATGCCAACCCTCAGATTACGTAAAAATATTATTGCCAGAACTCAAGCAAAGCCAAGAAGCTGGTCGAATTTATCTGGAAATAACTTGCCTGAGTGAAAAAGGTTTGTTTGCAGAAGGGTTAGTTGTCACCGAACAAGAAAAGCCTAGAGATGTGTCATTAGGTATCATCACTTGTACATTCAAAAAAGAAGCTTATGTAAAAAAGACAGTTAATACTATTTTGCAAGACAAGTTTTTGCAGGATAAAAAGTTTAAAGTTTTTGTAGTAGACAATGGGAAAACTCTAAATAATAGTGAATTTGAAGACTTTAGGGTTAGGCTAATTTCTAACCGAAATGTCGGTGGAAGTGGTGGTTTTACTAAAGGACTGATTGAGGCGTTGCAGGAAGGGGTTTATACGCACTTCTTGTTTATGGATGACGATATAGAGTTAGACAGTGAAGCTATTTACAGACTTTTTTCTTTATATGAGTACGCAAAGCAAGATTTTGCTGTAGCTGGCAGTATGTTGGATTTATACAAAAAACACATTTTGTATGAAGCAGGAGCAGTTTATAACAAATCCATCGGCGAAGAAGGAGAAATCAAGCAAGATAAATTTACAGGCTATCCTTTAAAGCATAATCTTGATTTACAAAACACCACCATACTTAACTCACTTTTGTTAGAAGACAATATAGATTATGGAGGATTTTGGTTTTTCGCCTTCTCCAAAGAAATAGTAGAAAAGATTGGTTTACCACTCCCCTTGTTTATCAAAATAGATGACATGGAATTTGGTTTAAGAATCAATGAACATTTTGATAATGCAATAGTGGCTTTTCCGTCTATAGCTGTGTGGCACGAACCTTTTTATGCTAAAAGACCTATTTGGGATTTTTACTATTATATTCGCAATCACTTAATAGCAAATGCAATTCATAGTTCATTGGAATATGTAAAGACAGTTAAAAACTTCACAGAGTGTATAATCTTTTATTTATTCATCTTTGATTACAACTCTGCCCAAATGGTAGTCAAAGGTTTTGAAGATTATATGCAAGGTCCCAATTTCATTACAAGCAACGATCCAGAGACTCTGCATTCCAAAATTTTTGAATCCAGTAGAAGTTATAAAAACCAAACTATACTGGCTAATCCCATTTCAAATAGTGAAGGTTATCAAATTACAAAAGCTGGAAAATTACAAAAGCTCCTCAGTTTGTTAACGCTTAATGGTCATTTACTGCCACAATTTCTAATTGCTGATGAAAGTGCGGTGATTCTATTTGGTGTTAAAGAACAAGAACGTGACTCCATTTGTAAAGGGTTAGGTAAAAAAAGAATTCTTTATGTCATAGAGGAAAATCCTAAGTCTTATCAGTACGAATTGGATCAAAAAGCTGGTCTTAATATTTTATTTACCTGGTTTAACTCTGTAATTAGAAGTTGTTTGAAATGGTCAAGTGTCAGTGCAGAGTGGAAAAAAGCAGTCAACGATTTCACTTCTATGCAATTTTGGCTCAATTACCTTGAGCCTCAGAAGTAA
- a CDS encoding glycosyltransferase family 2 protein, with amino-acid sequence MKPRVSIIIPAYNTSRYIKRAIESALSQTEQNIEVIVVDDASTDNTVEVVNSFTDPRIKLLVNEVNKGPSYSRNRAFKEAKGEWLALLDSDDWYAPKRLEMLLQVADRENADLIADDMYFIEEGADSPWSITVFIKHGMQLDKPKQIDPVYFVDRYLSITKPLIKLNFLVEHNLEFNESLRYEEDFILFLLCLINGARFIIVPESFYFYQIRRSSLMKEYLFYEQACKTNLYLLQQEFTQKNPQLKQTLFQRLIKMKQSRAYYRVRQSLKERGFLTALIKIVFNPNFFPALWERLPGILKYNLLYRFNINLSK; translated from the coding sequence ATGAAGCCTAGGGTATCTATCATTATTCCTGCTTATAACACCAGCAGGTATATCAAAAGAGCAATAGAATCTGCGTTAAGTCAAACCGAGCAGAATATTGAAGTGATTGTCGTGGATGATGCTTCCACTGACAATACAGTAGAAGTTGTTAATAGTTTTACCGACCCTCGCATTAAACTTTTGGTTAATGAAGTTAACAAAGGACCAAGCTATTCACGTAACCGTGCATTCAAAGAGGCGAAGGGTGAATGGCTTGCTTTATTAGACTCAGATGATTGGTATGCACCAAAAAGATTAGAAATGCTTTTGCAGGTAGCTGATAGGGAAAACGCCGATCTCATTGCTGACGATATGTATTTCATCGAAGAAGGCGCAGACTCTCCTTGGAGCATAACAGTATTTATAAAACATGGCATGCAATTAGACAAGCCCAAACAAATTGATCCTGTTTACTTTGTGGATCGCTACCTTAGTATAACAAAGCCCCTGATCAAGCTAAACTTTCTGGTTGAGCATAATCTTGAGTTTAATGAATCTTTGAGGTACGAAGAAGACTTTATTCTCTTCTTATTATGTCTAATAAATGGAGCAAGGTTTATTATCGTGCCAGAATCGTTTTATTTCTACCAAATCCGTCGTTCTTCTCTGATGAAGGAGTATCTTTTTTATGAGCAAGCCTGCAAAACAAATCTATATCTTTTACAGCAAGAGTTTACGCAAAAAAATCCTCAACTCAAGCAGACTCTATTTCAACGCCTCATAAAGATGAAGCAAAGTAGAGCCTACTATCGAGTCAGACAGTCACTGAAAGAAAGAGGATTTTTAACTGCATTGATTAAAATTGTCTTTAACCCTAATTTCTTTCCTGCTCTATGGGAAAGGCTACCTGGAATTTTAAAGTATAACCTTTTATATCGTTTTAATATCAATTTATCTAAATAA
- a CDS encoding ABC transporter ATP-binding protein, producing MSDSVIRVENLSKKYVLGHQEQSAHSYKTFRGAMTNVAKSLATALNPRTKKEAALSREFWALNDLSFEIKRGERVGIVGRNGAGKSTLLKILSRITEPTKGTIRIKGRVASLLEVGTGFHPELTGRENIFLNGAILGMSKIEIQSKFDEIVAFAEIEKFLDTPVKRYSSGMYVRLAFAVAAHLEPEILIVDEVLAVGDAQFQKKCLGKMQEVSKDQGRTVLFVSHNMDAIQRLCSQCVMLERGRLIAQSDTDSIVVRYLSNNSFKALPNQWIDVSQASRIGSREARFVKVQYSSLNEAAEFQPYSNGPLEFVVAIESESTRNVGSLGITLCDQFGNKLVNADSLELGEIIKLQKGQNIVTVRIEKLYLKPGNYTIALWLADPLINHVFDYVEAAFELEVINWKSESLGMRPQGDGVVLCDFQVLQMTTIH from the coding sequence ATGTCAGATAGTGTCATTCGGGTTGAAAACTTAAGTAAGAAGTACGTTCTTGGACATCAGGAACAGAGCGCTCATAGTTACAAGACATTTCGTGGGGCAATGACAAATGTGGCAAAATCCCTTGCTACTGCCCTCAACCCCCGTACCAAAAAGGAAGCAGCTCTAAGCCGAGAGTTTTGGGCGCTTAATGATCTGTCGTTTGAGATTAAGCGAGGCGAAAGGGTTGGCATTGTTGGTCGCAATGGAGCTGGGAAATCAACACTGTTGAAAATTCTTAGTAGAATTACGGAACCAACAAAAGGAACTATCCGAATTAAGGGGCGAGTTGCCAGTTTATTGGAAGTTGGAACCGGTTTTCACCCAGAGTTAACAGGAAGAGAAAATATTTTTCTCAATGGTGCAATTCTGGGAATGAGCAAAATAGAGATTCAAAGCAAGTTTGATGAGATTGTTGCATTTGCGGAAATTGAAAAGTTTTTAGATACGCCTGTCAAGCGCTACTCTTCAGGGATGTATGTGCGGTTGGCGTTTGCAGTAGCTGCTCATCTAGAACCAGAAATTTTGATTGTGGATGAAGTGCTAGCAGTGGGAGATGCTCAGTTCCAAAAAAAATGCCTTGGCAAGATGCAAGAAGTCTCTAAAGACCAAGGTCGAACTGTTCTATTTGTGAGTCATAACATGGATGCGATCCAACGCTTATGCTCTCAATGTGTCATGCTGGAACGAGGTAGATTAATCGCCCAAAGTGATACAGACAGCATTGTTGTACGCTATCTGTCTAATAATTCGTTCAAAGCCCTGCCCAATCAATGGATTGATGTGTCACAAGCCAGCCGAATTGGTTCGAGAGAAGCTCGGTTTGTGAAGGTTCAATACAGCAGCCTTAACGAAGCTGCTGAGTTTCAACCCTATTCAAATGGACCACTCGAATTTGTAGTGGCTATTGAATCAGAATCAACCAGAAATGTTGGAAGCCTTGGTATTACACTTTGTGACCAATTTGGTAACAAGTTGGTTAATGCTGATTCTCTAGAACTTGGAGAAATTATCAAGCTCCAAAAGGGGCAAAATATAGTCACAGTCAGGATTGAAAAACTATATCTTAAACCTGGAAATTATACTATTGCATTATGGCTTGCAGACCCTTTAATCAATCATGTTTTTGATTATGTTGAAGCTGCATTTGAACTTGAAGTCATTAATTGGAAATCTGAAAGTCTTGGTATGAGACCGCAAGGTGATGGTGTGGTTTTATGTGATTTTCAGGTTTTACAAATGACAACGATTCATTGA
- a CDS encoding ABC transporter permease encodes MNSEELVIAAGRTESQYWKDLWRYRELFYFLAWRDILVRYKQTVIGMAWALIRPFLTMIVFTVVFRDVAGLPSEGDAPYPIMVFAGLLPWQFFSGALTECSNSLVVNANLLSKVYFPRLIVPSSAVIVSFVDFMISGMILLGLMAWYNFIPDWRILTLPLFILIAFAASMGVGLWLASLTVEYRDFRYIVTFLVQFGLYISPVGFSSSKIPEQWRLLYSLNPMVGVIDGFRWAILGGESQIYLPGFALSLVTVVLLLVSGIWYFRKMERTFADVI; translated from the coding sequence ATGAACAGCGAAGAACTCGTCATTGCGGCAGGTCGAACTGAAAGCCAGTACTGGAAAGACCTATGGAGATACAGAGAGCTATTCTACTTTTTGGCATGGCGCGATATCTTGGTGCGCTATAAGCAAACTGTCATTGGAATGGCATGGGCATTGATTCGCCCCTTCTTAACGATGATCGTGTTCACCGTTGTATTTAGAGATGTCGCGGGGCTACCTTCAGAGGGTGATGCGCCTTACCCCATTATGGTTTTTGCCGGTCTGCTACCCTGGCAGTTTTTCTCTGGTGCGCTAACCGAATGCAGCAACAGTTTAGTTGTCAACGCCAACCTGCTTTCTAAGGTCTACTTTCCGCGTCTGATTGTGCCATCGAGTGCTGTCATTGTCAGCTTTGTAGACTTCATGATTTCTGGGATGATTTTGCTCGGGCTGATGGCATGGTACAACTTTATACCCGATTGGCGCATTTTGACATTGCCACTATTTATCCTGATTGCCTTTGCAGCGTCGATGGGTGTAGGATTGTGGCTAGCGTCTTTGACTGTCGAGTACCGGGATTTCCGCTACATCGTGACGTTTTTAGTGCAGTTTGGTCTGTACATTTCTCCCGTAGGTTTTAGCAGCAGTAAAATACCCGAACAGTGGCGGCTACTTTATTCACTCAACCCAATGGTAGGGGTCATCGACGGTTTCCGCTGGGCGATTTTGGGCGGCGAGTCGCAAATATATTTACCTGGGTTTGCACTGTCTCTAGTGACTGTGGTTCTACTCCTTGTGAGTGGTATTTGGTACTTCCGCAAAATGGAGCGTACTTTTGCTGACGTGATTTAA
- a CDS encoding glycosyltransferase family 2 protein, with product MPKVSVVIPAYNAMAFLPETVENVLKQTFTDFEVLIVNDGSTDNVVEWASQVTDPRVKLITQENQRVSAARNTGIANAQGEYVAFLDADDLWEPTKLEKQVRCLDENPEVGLVYTWTLLVDKDNNSIGRIYASDVEGKAWDKILENDPISSGSSPMVRRSCFDTVGLFDRNLAYAPDLDMWVRIAFHYPIAVVKEPLLLYRQLPNSFSKNRQKMIEELRQVIEKTFQCVPLEMLYLRNRCYASIFLGLAWLSIDDRDYKKAADFRDQAILHHGQVRFSEKCLRLNLAIAAIRWFGPQGYDGVRSFSRSLRLRMLGLST from the coding sequence ATGCCAAAAGTTTCAGTTGTTATTCCTGCCTACAATGCTATGGCTTTCTTGCCAGAAACTGTGGAAAATGTTCTCAAGCAAACTTTCACTGACTTTGAAGTGTTGATTGTTAACGATGGCAGTACGGATAACGTTGTAGAATGGGCTTCTCAGGTAACAGACCCGCGAGTGAAACTGATTACGCAAGAAAACCAGCGTGTGTCGGCTGCACGCAACACAGGCATTGCCAACGCTCAAGGGGAGTATGTAGCATTCCTGGATGCTGACGATTTGTGGGAACCAACTAAGCTAGAAAAGCAGGTACGTTGCCTAGATGAAAATCCAGAAGTCGGTTTGGTATATACTTGGACGCTTTTAGTTGATAAAGATAATAATTCCATAGGAAGAATATATGCTTCCGATGTTGAAGGCAAGGCATGGGATAAAATTCTGGAAAATGATCCAATTTCTAGTGGAAGCTCACCGATGGTGCGTCGTTCTTGCTTTGACACTGTCGGACTATTTGATCGCAATTTAGCTTATGCACCCGATCTAGATATGTGGGTTCGCATTGCTTTTCATTATCCGATTGCAGTCGTCAAAGAACCTCTACTCCTCTATCGGCAACTTCCTAACAGTTTCTCTAAAAACCGTCAAAAGATGATTGAGGAGCTTCGCCAGGTCATCGAAAAAACATTTCAGTGTGTTCCCCTAGAAATGCTGTATTTGAGAAATCGTTGTTATGCTAGCATTTTCCTTGGTTTAGCATGGCTATCCATAGATGACAGAGACTACAAAAAAGCGGCTGACTTCCGCGACCAAGCTATCCTACACCATGGGCAAGTACGCTTTTCTGAGAAATGTCTGCGGTTAAATTTAGCGATCGCAGCGATCCGTTGGTTTGGTCCTCAAGGCTACGATGGAGTGCGAAGCTTCAGCCGTTCCTTGCGCCTACGTATGTTAGGTCTCTCAACTTAA